The following are from one region of the Actinopolyspora halophila DSM 43834 genome:
- a CDS encoding MazG nucleotide pyrophosphohydrolase domain-containing protein, with product MRPLPAEATLAEIQRYVAEMKLERGFTDSTVLEQSLKLGEEYGELCKAIRKRSGLAIETGSATGNVGGELADILIYLCAIANRLDTDLDQVLRDKERVNETRTWTTTPPEPAKADHHV from the coding sequence ATGCGACCACTCCCGGCCGAGGCGACGCTGGCCGAGATCCAGCGCTACGTCGCCGAGATGAAACTCGAACGCGGCTTCACCGACAGCACCGTGCTGGAGCAGTCCCTCAAACTCGGCGAGGAGTACGGCGAGCTGTGCAAGGCCATCCGCAAACGATCCGGCCTCGCGATCGAGACCGGTTCGGCGACGGGCAACGTCGGCGGCGAACTCGCCGACATCCTCATCTACCTCTGCGCCATCGCCAACCGCCTCGACACCGACCTCGACCAAGTCCTACGGGACAAGGAACGCGTCAACGAGACACGCACCTGGACCACGACACCACCGGAACCAGCCAAAGCAGACCATCACGTGTAA
- a CDS encoding PAC2 family protein yields the protein MSVPAPPAGFTLEDSIVICAFEGWNDGGDAASTAIEHLQLVWDATSWAEIDPDPYYDFQVSRPTVKLVDGVTREVTWPTTRMSVCRPPGLGKDVVLIHGMEPNMRWRSFCSELLAHVERAGANTVISLGALLADAPHTRPIPVTGTAYDTESANRFGLEHSRYEGPTGIVGIFQDACVRDGIPAISFWAAVPHYVSQPPSPKATLALLHRVEEVLDLEVPLNNLPEQAEEWENTVSEMTEEDEDVRNYVRALEERGDAENSLTETSGEDIAAEFERYLRRRGPGGPGGKGSSGPAQG from the coding sequence GTGTCCGTACCTGCCCCGCCCGCCGGTTTCACCCTCGAGGACAGCATCGTCATCTGCGCCTTCGAGGGATGGAACGATGGCGGCGACGCCGCCAGCACCGCCATAGAGCACCTCCAGCTCGTGTGGGACGCGACCAGCTGGGCCGAGATCGACCCGGATCCGTACTACGACTTCCAGGTCTCCCGCCCGACCGTGAAGCTGGTGGACGGTGTGACCCGCGAGGTCACCTGGCCGACGACCCGCATGTCGGTGTGCCGTCCCCCGGGCCTGGGCAAGGACGTGGTGCTGATCCACGGTATGGAGCCGAACATGCGCTGGCGCTCCTTCTGCTCCGAGCTGCTCGCCCACGTCGAGCGAGCGGGCGCGAACACCGTGATCAGTCTCGGCGCGCTGCTCGCGGACGCTCCGCACACCCGTCCGATCCCGGTCACCGGAACGGCCTACGACACCGAGTCCGCCAACCGGTTCGGCCTGGAGCACTCGCGCTACGAGGGCCCCACCGGCATCGTGGGGATCTTCCAGGACGCCTGCGTGCGCGACGGGATCCCGGCCATCTCGTTCTGGGCCGCGGTCCCGCACTACGTTTCGCAGCCGCCCTCGCCCAAGGCGACCCTGGCACTGCTGCACCGCGTCGAGGAGGTTCTCGACCTGGAGGTCCCGCTGAACAACCTCCCCGAACAGGCCGAGGAGTGGGAGAACACGGTCAGTGAGATGACCGAGGAGGACGAGGACGTGCGCAACTACGTCCGGGCCCTGGAAGAGCGCGGCGACGCGGAGAACTCGCTGACCGAGACCAGCGGTGAGGACATCGCCGCCGAGTTCGAACGTTACCTGCGCAGGCGTGGTCCGGGCGGACCGGGCGGCAAGGGAAGTTCGGGGCCCGCTCAGGGCTGA